Proteins from a single region of Bradyrhizobium diazoefficiens:
- a CDS encoding TAT-variant-translocated molybdopterin oxidoreductase, whose amino-acid sequence MGDQSPMMSGPRLWAGIEELSDDPKFQAFVDAEFPAVQEFSKTARRQFLKLMGASFALAGLTGCEKSSFVAALPYVDQPESETIGLPRYYATAVLLDGYAQPVIATAHAGRPTKLDGNPDHPVTQGRSDVFMQSAVLQLYDPDRANAPSRHGEPVSWVDVEAAIGSMREGWRADQGEGVRLLLGPTTSPTLLRQIDAFLKQFPKARVHTHTATGLDARRRITAAVYGRAVDLHYELANCDVVVGLDEDFLGPGPDQVRNALGWSQSRRRFSDRPGNRLFMAESVPSATGALANHRLIADAGRMPALAEALANALGVAGASRPGLAEIEAGWIGRVVAACKEHAGRSLFTSGLSSGAASALWIARINQQLGNTGQTLKLTDPIAGPAGAGTLAELVSDISAGHVTSLLVIDCNPAYSASGELALGQAVKRVRSSLHVGLQRDETGEACEWQLPLAHALESWSDARAVDGTATIIQPVISPFYDVRTAHQILGLLLGEVDPAADAAVREAWQQSFGDAFEARWKQALHDGFVEGAASFVTVSPVADAVAPPSAGGDLDIVFRPDPTVWDGRFANVGWLQELPKTLTTVTWSNVIAVSPALAERFGAANGDHVEVTVATRRISGPLWIMPGQADNTVALYLGYGRIRAGRVGDHLGYDAYQLRPDAEPWLTQGTLRKLDTREDLAVTQLHHRMEGFDLAREVSPGHVERPATDQASLYAAWPSAENAWGMVIDLDSCIGCNACVAACTAENNVPVVGPDQVRAGREMHWLRIARYYTGDIAKPHSLFQPVPCMHCEDAPCEMGCPVHATTHSPEGVNQMVYNRCIGTRTCSSYCPYKVRRFNFYDYRAPPESPEHAAHNPDVTVRSRGVMEKCTYCTQRIEAAHVAADKENRSIHDGEVVTACQQACPTKAIVFGDINDPNSEVARLKRNGRHYVLLEEQGTRPRTTYLARWREDDTESRQG is encoded by the coding sequence ATGGGCGACCAATCTCCAATGATGAGCGGGCCGCGACTTTGGGCGGGCATCGAGGAACTCTCGGACGATCCGAAGTTTCAGGCGTTCGTCGATGCGGAATTTCCGGCCGTGCAGGAATTCTCGAAGACGGCACGCCGCCAGTTCCTGAAGCTGATGGGCGCGTCCTTCGCGCTGGCGGGACTGACAGGATGCGAGAAGAGCTCGTTCGTTGCGGCGCTGCCTTATGTCGACCAGCCGGAGAGCGAAACAATAGGTCTGCCACGTTACTATGCGACCGCGGTCTTGCTCGATGGCTACGCGCAGCCCGTCATCGCTACGGCCCATGCAGGACGGCCGACCAAACTCGACGGCAATCCGGATCATCCGGTCACGCAGGGCCGCAGCGACGTCTTCATGCAAAGCGCGGTCTTGCAGCTCTATGATCCCGATCGCGCGAATGCACCGAGCCGGCATGGTGAGCCCGTGAGCTGGGTGGATGTGGAAGCGGCCATTGGATCCATGCGCGAGGGATGGCGAGCCGATCAGGGCGAGGGGGTTCGTCTGTTGCTCGGCCCCACCACGTCGCCGACGCTGTTGCGGCAGATTGATGCCTTCCTGAAGCAGTTTCCGAAAGCGCGTGTTCACACGCATACGGCAACCGGCCTTGACGCAAGGCGGAGAATCACGGCCGCGGTCTATGGGCGGGCTGTCGATCTGCACTACGAGCTCGCCAACTGCGACGTCGTCGTTGGTCTGGATGAGGATTTTCTGGGCCCGGGACCCGACCAGGTGCGCAATGCGCTGGGTTGGTCGCAATCGCGCCGGCGGTTCAGTGACCGGCCGGGCAATCGGCTGTTCATGGCCGAAAGCGTTCCCTCGGCAACGGGCGCATTGGCAAATCACCGCCTGATTGCCGATGCCGGGCGGATGCCAGCCCTGGCCGAAGCGCTGGCGAACGCGCTCGGCGTAGCCGGTGCATCCAGACCAGGCCTGGCGGAGATCGAAGCGGGCTGGATTGGGCGCGTCGTTGCGGCTTGCAAAGAGCATGCAGGGCGCTCGCTATTCACGTCGGGGCTGAGCAGCGGAGCCGCCTCGGCGCTCTGGATCGCACGAATCAACCAGCAGCTCGGCAATACCGGCCAGACGCTAAAACTGACCGATCCGATCGCGGGGCCCGCGGGCGCGGGGACATTGGCCGAGCTCGTCTCAGACATCAGTGCGGGGCACGTCACCTCACTGCTGGTGATCGATTGCAATCCAGCTTACAGCGCGTCGGGAGAGCTCGCACTTGGCCAAGCCGTTAAGCGTGTCCGCTCGTCGCTGCATGTTGGCCTGCAGCGCGATGAGACCGGTGAGGCCTGCGAATGGCAGCTTCCCTTGGCGCATGCGTTGGAAAGCTGGAGCGACGCGCGCGCCGTCGATGGGACCGCGACGATCATTCAGCCGGTGATTTCACCGTTCTACGACGTGCGAACGGCACATCAAATCCTTGGATTGCTGCTTGGCGAGGTTGATCCGGCTGCCGATGCCGCCGTCCGCGAGGCCTGGCAGCAAAGTTTTGGCGACGCATTCGAGGCGCGTTGGAAGCAGGCGTTGCATGATGGCTTCGTCGAGGGGGCGGCTTCGTTCGTCACGGTGTCGCCCGTGGCTGATGCGGTGGCACCGCCGAGCGCTGGCGGTGACCTCGATATCGTGTTCCGGCCGGATCCGACGGTCTGGGATGGCCGGTTCGCCAATGTCGGCTGGCTTCAGGAGCTTCCCAAGACGTTGACGACCGTGACATGGAGCAATGTGATCGCGGTGAGCCCCGCTCTGGCGGAGCGCTTCGGAGCGGCCAATGGCGATCATGTCGAAGTCACTGTCGCCACACGTCGCATCAGCGGGCCGCTCTGGATCATGCCGGGCCAGGCTGACAACACGGTCGCGCTCTATCTCGGTTATGGCAGGATCCGTGCAGGACGAGTGGGCGATCATCTCGGCTACGACGCCTATCAGCTACGGCCCGATGCCGAACCCTGGCTGACACAGGGAACTCTGCGCAAGCTCGACACGCGGGAGGATCTCGCCGTCACCCAGCTGCATCATCGCATGGAGGGCTTCGACCTCGCCCGCGAAGTCAGCCCGGGTCACGTCGAGCGGCCAGCGACGGATCAAGCCAGCCTCTATGCGGCCTGGCCGTCGGCGGAGAACGCGTGGGGCATGGTCATCGATCTCGATAGCTGTATCGGCTGCAATGCCTGTGTCGCGGCGTGCACGGCCGAGAACAACGTTCCGGTGGTCGGGCCGGACCAGGTCAGGGCCGGCCGCGAAATGCATTGGCTGCGCATTGCGCGCTACTACACCGGCGACATCGCCAAGCCGCACAGCCTCTTCCAGCCCGTGCCCTGCATGCACTGCGAGGATGCGCCCTGCGAGATGGGGTGTCCGGTGCATGCCACCACACACAGCCCCGAGGGCGTGAACCAGATGGTCTATAACCGCTGCATCGGGACGCGCACTTGTTCCAGCTACTGTCCCTACAAGGTGCGGCGCTTCAATTTTTACGACTATCGCGCTCCGCCGGAATCGCCCGAGCATGCTGCGCATAATCCGGATGTCACCGTGCGCTCGCGCGGAGTCATGGAGAAATGTACATACTGTACGCAGCGGATCGAGGCGGCCCACGTCGCGGCGGACAAGGAGAACCGCTCCATACACGACGGCGAGGTGGTCACCGCTTGCCAGCAGGCTTGTCCCACCAAGGCGATCGTGTTCGGCGACATCAACGATCCGAACTCGGAAGTCGCGCGTCTGAAGCGCAATGGACGGCACTATGTGCTGCTCGAGGAGCAGGGCACGCGGCCGCGCACGACCTATCTGGCGCGCTGGCGCGAGGACGACACGGAATCGAGGCAGGGATGA
- a CDS encoding cytochrome c3 family protein, with the protein MVQIFSPVADTWLRLFLIGALSLAGGSTVAVVGFARSAYMTDTDIRPRQPVPFSHRHHAGELGIDCRYCHSNVEAGPQAGLPPTETCMTCHSEIWTNAAMLEPVRKSLARDTPIQWTRVAKLPDYVFFRHDIHIAKGVGCESCHGRIDQMALTYRAKAFTMDFCIGCHRDPAPHLRPPDHITDMAWNPPANARKQGEEIAAHEGIRFGELTHCYVCHR; encoded by the coding sequence ATGGTCCAGATTTTCTCCCCTGTGGCGGACACCTGGTTGCGCCTGTTTCTGATCGGCGCGCTGTCGCTGGCCGGCGGCAGCACGGTGGCGGTCGTCGGTTTCGCGCGCTCGGCGTACATGACTGACACCGACATCCGGCCGCGCCAGCCGGTGCCGTTCAGCCATCGTCATCATGCGGGGGAACTAGGTATCGACTGCCGCTATTGCCACAGCAATGTCGAGGCGGGCCCGCAAGCCGGCCTCCCGCCGACCGAGACCTGCATGACGTGTCATTCGGAAATCTGGACCAACGCGGCCATGCTGGAGCCGGTGCGGAAAAGCCTTGCCCGCGACACCCCGATCCAGTGGACGCGGGTCGCAAAGCTCCCTGACTATGTGTTCTTCCGTCACGATATCCACATTGCCAAAGGCGTCGGCTGCGAAAGCTGCCACGGCCGCATCGATCAGATGGCACTGACCTACCGGGCGAAGGCATTCACGATGGATTTTTGCATCGGTTGCCACCGCGATCCCGCGCCCCATCTGCGACCGCCGGATCACATCACCGACATGGCCTGGAATCCGCCCGCGAATGCGCGCAAGCAGGGCGAGGAGATCGCTGCCCATGAGGGCATTCGCTTCGGCGAATTGACTCATTGTTACGTGTGTCACCGATGA
- the coxB gene encoding cytochrome c oxidase subunit II codes for MWRQWIPFWRPGLSPQSGDVDLLFAGLLIASAFVLGLLFFLLALFCVRYRASNQIDRGHRTSKSWHWEVSWTAASFVCFLGLFVWGASVYFEMYKTPTDELVVFVVAKQWMWKTQHPGGQSEIDALHVPVRRPVRLVMASQDVIHSFFIPALRLKHDVVPGRYQDIELEIDRPGSYHLFCAEYCGTDHSGMIGEIVAMEPADFSHWLTQQAPSSPLADEGGALFRQLGCSGCHGNGSKVRAPPLEGLYGKPVPLSDGSSVVADDKYIRDSILLPRSQVVASYEPLMPSFAGKVTEDQLLRLVIYIKSLSGNPS; via the coding sequence ATGTGGCGCCAGTGGATCCCGTTCTGGCGGCCGGGGCTTTCGCCGCAGAGCGGCGACGTCGATCTGCTGTTTGCTGGTCTGCTCATTGCGAGCGCCTTCGTGCTCGGGCTGCTGTTCTTCCTGCTCGCGCTCTTTTGCGTACGCTATCGCGCGAGCAATCAGATCGATCGGGGCCACCGCACATCCAAGAGCTGGCATTGGGAGGTCAGCTGGACCGCCGCATCGTTCGTTTGCTTTCTCGGTCTGTTCGTCTGGGGCGCAAGCGTCTATTTCGAGATGTACAAGACGCCGACGGACGAGCTGGTTGTCTTCGTGGTCGCCAAGCAATGGATGTGGAAGACGCAGCATCCGGGCGGCCAGTCCGAAATCGACGCGCTCCATGTTCCGGTCAGGCGGCCGGTTCGGCTTGTCATGGCTTCTCAGGACGTCATTCACAGCTTCTTCATTCCGGCCCTGAGGCTCAAGCACGACGTCGTGCCGGGACGCTATCAGGACATCGAACTCGAGATTGACAGGCCGGGCAGCTATCACCTGTTCTGCGCGGAATATTGCGGCACCGACCACTCCGGCATGATCGGCGAGATCGTGGCGATGGAGCCCGCCGATTTTTCGCACTGGCTGACGCAGCAGGCGCCATCAAGTCCGCTCGCGGACGAAGGCGGCGCGCTGTTTCGCCAGCTCGGTTGCAGCGGCTGCCACGGCAATGGCAGCAAGGTCCGCGCCCCCCCGCTCGAAGGGCTGTACGGCAAGCCCGTGCCGCTCTCCGACGGCAGCAGCGTGGTCGCGGACGACAAATATATCCGGGATTCGATCCTGCTGCCGCGCAGCCAGGTCGTGGCCAGCTACGAGCCCTTAATGCCTTCCTTTGCGGGTAAGGTCACCGAGGACCAGCTGCTGCGGCTCGTCATCTACATCAAATCGCTCTCGGGGAATCCATCATGA
- the ctaD gene encoding cytochrome c oxidase subunit I, with protein MSETNYLTTDYTLKSWFLTTDHKRVAILYFASLIFFFFIGGAAATAIRIELATPQADFVSSDTYNRLFTMHGIIMVWFFLIPSIPNTLGNFVVPLMIGARDLAFPRLNLMSWYIFMLGGCITLFAIFAGGIDTGWTFYTPFSTLYSNSYVIVAAAGVFIAGFSSILTGLNFIVTIHRLRAPGLTWYRLPLFLWSLYATSVILVLATPVLAITLLLMATERFFGVGIFDPRIGGDPLLFQHLFWFYSHPAVYIMILPGMGVINELVSCFSRKPVFGYKFVAWASLAIAAVGFLVWGHHMFVSGQSLIASLVFSFMSFMVAVPSAIKVFNWTATLHKGSLRFDAPMLYALGFIGLFTTGGLTGLFLACLAFDVHATDTYFVVAHFHYIMVGGMVTAYFGGLHYWWPKITGRLYSEYWARTAAVLIFFGFNLTFFPQFILGAEGMPRRYHVYPPEFQVWNVLSSGGAVILAVAYLMPLFYLGYSAFFGARSPANPWNAPGLEWQTSSPPPEENFTTQPVVTREPYQYNEAFEAEPQNA; from the coding sequence ATGAGCGAGACCAACTACCTGACCACGGACTACACGCTGAAATCCTGGTTTCTTACGACGGACCACAAACGGGTCGCGATTCTCTATTTCGCGAGCCTGATCTTCTTTTTCTTCATCGGCGGCGCCGCCGCCACCGCGATCCGGATCGAGCTCGCGACGCCGCAAGCCGACTTTGTCAGCTCGGATACCTACAATCGCCTCTTCACCATGCATGGCATCATCATGGTGTGGTTCTTTCTGATTCCGTCCATTCCCAACACGCTCGGTAATTTCGTCGTCCCGTTAATGATCGGCGCGCGCGACCTCGCCTTCCCCCGGCTCAATCTGATGAGCTGGTACATCTTCATGCTGGGCGGCTGCATTACGCTGTTTGCCATCTTCGCCGGCGGCATCGACACCGGCTGGACCTTCTACACGCCGTTCTCGACTCTCTATTCGAACAGCTACGTGATCGTCGCGGCCGCGGGCGTCTTCATCGCCGGCTTCTCGTCGATCCTGACCGGCCTCAACTTCATCGTCACCATCCACCGCCTCCGTGCGCCCGGATTGACGTGGTATCGGCTTCCGCTGTTCCTGTGGTCGCTCTATGCGACCTCCGTCATCCTGGTGCTGGCGACACCGGTGCTCGCCATCACGCTGCTGCTGATGGCAACGGAGCGCTTCTTCGGCGTCGGCATTTTCGACCCCAGGATCGGTGGCGACCCGCTGCTGTTCCAGCATCTGTTCTGGTTCTACTCGCATCCCGCGGTCTACATCATGATCCTGCCCGGCATGGGCGTGATCAACGAGCTCGTCTCCTGCTTCTCGCGAAAACCGGTGTTCGGCTACAAATTCGTGGCGTGGGCGAGCCTTGCGATCGCCGCGGTCGGATTCCTGGTCTGGGGTCATCACATGTTCGTCAGCGGCCAATCGCTGATCGCAAGCCTGGTGTTTTCTTTCATGAGCTTCATGGTCGCGGTGCCGTCCGCGATCAAGGTGTTCAACTGGACCGCGACACTCCACAAGGGGTCACTGCGTTTCGATGCGCCGATGCTGTACGCACTGGGATTCATCGGCCTGTTCACGACCGGCGGCCTCACCGGCCTGTTCCTGGCCTGCCTCGCCTTCGACGTACACGCGACCGACACCTATTTCGTCGTGGCGCATTTCCACTACATCATGGTCGGCGGCATGGTGACCGCCTATTTCGGAGGCCTGCATTATTGGTGGCCGAAGATCACGGGCCGGCTTTACTCCGAATACTGGGCGCGCACCGCCGCCGTTCTGATCTTCTTCGGCTTCAACCTGACGTTCTTTCCGCAGTTCATCCTCGGGGCGGAAGGGATGCCACGGCGTTACCATGTCTATCCGCCTGAATTTCAGGTCTGGAATGTGCTGTCATCCGGAGGCGCCGTGATCCTCGCAGTCGCCTATCTGATGCCGCTGTTCTATCTCGGATACTCCGCCTTCTTCGGCGCTCGGTCGCCGGCGAATCCGTGGAACGCTCCCGGGCTCGAATGGCAGACGTCTTCGCCGCCGCCTGAGGAGAATTTCACGACACAGCCGGTGGTGACGCGCGAGCCTTATCAATACAACGAGGCGTTTGAGGCGGAGCCGCAGAATGCCTGA
- a CDS encoding cytochrome c oxidase subunit 3: protein MPEPPAFASQYVSIPHRDHTAELGMWVFIATEALLFGGLILAYFVYRHLFPHAFAEGSRHTDILIGTINTAVLLTSSFLVAWAVEIFSPATTRIVAWLLVGASCLGLAFIALKGIEYSREYDEHLVPGIDFQFGGSLANGVQLFFIFYFVATAIHAVHMLIGIGLLLTLATISRSSPTTRHHTALHSAALYWHFVDVVWIFLFALIYLPGRASS from the coding sequence ATGCCTGAGCCGCCTGCCTTCGCATCCCAATATGTTTCGATCCCGCATCGCGACCACACCGCCGAGCTTGGCATGTGGGTGTTTATCGCCACCGAAGCGTTGCTGTTTGGCGGCCTCATCCTGGCCTATTTCGTCTATCGCCACCTGTTCCCCCACGCCTTCGCGGAGGGCAGCCGGCATACCGACATCCTGATCGGAACGATTAACACGGCCGTTCTCCTGACATCGAGCTTCCTGGTGGCCTGGGCAGTCGAGATATTCTCGCCTGCTACCACCAGAATCGTCGCGTGGCTGCTCGTGGGAGCAAGTTGCCTTGGCCTCGCCTTCATCGCGCTCAAGGGCATCGAGTACAGCCGCGAGTACGACGAGCATCTGGTCCCGGGCATCGACTTTCAGTTTGGGGGTTCGCTCGCCAATGGCGTCCAGCTGTTCTTCATCTTCTATTTCGTCGCCACTGCGATCCACGCCGTGCACATGCTGATCGGGATCGGCCTGTTGCTTACGCTTGCGACCATCAGCCGAAGCTCGCCCACGACGCGCCATCACACGGCGCTGCACAGCGCGGCTCTTTACTGGCACTTCGTCGACGTGGTCTGGATCTTCCTGTTTGCGCTGATCTACCTGCCGGGGCGGGCCTCCTCATGA
- a CDS encoding cytochrome C oxidase subunit IV family protein yields MTQWRPPLSLIGTWLALLGLLALTVTIAYVPLGAGNAVVALSIGTVKAGLVAAIFMELRHRSGLTLVFAGAGLFWLGILLWLGLMDFMTRT; encoded by the coding sequence ATGACGCAATGGCGACCACCTCTTTCTCTGATCGGCACCTGGCTCGCTCTGCTGGGCTTGCTGGCACTGACCGTCACGATCGCTTATGTACCGCTCGGTGCTGGTAACGCTGTCGTGGCCCTGAGCATCGGCACCGTAAAGGCAGGGCTCGTCGCCGCCATCTTCATGGAGTTGCGGCACCGCAGCGGCCTTACACTCGTCTTTGCCGGCGCCGGGCTGTTTTGGCTGGGCATCCTGCTCTGGCTAGGGCTGATGGATTTCATGACGCGGACATGA
- a CDS encoding c-type cytochrome encodes MRRSAKLALAALTLAAGVGEATSAGLQDFAAVERGRYLANAADCGSCHTVPGSDHPFSGGRPIETPFGVLVSPNITPDRETGIGAWSDEEFEAAVRNGRRRDGKRLYPAMPFPYFARMTPQDVKDVRAYLSTIEPLRNPVSANHLPFPLNERMAMAVWDKLYFAPGTFKEEPSKSKQWNRGAYLVQGAGHCGACHTPKTFLGGDETSEPLQGYTLQGWVAPDITSGQGPLAQWSAEDLAQYLKAGHNRFAAAAGLMSEVVELSTSKLSDDDVKAMAVYLKDVSGPKSAADSSADARVLTAGGAIYQDLCSACHKPDGTGVPNLIPDLTQAATVNTGDPTTVLRVILQGAQSVATDREPTGPAMPAFGWQLNDAQVAAVATYVRNHWGKAPPVSEDAVRKQRAALDARTN; translated from the coding sequence ATGCGTAGGTCGGCAAAGCTCGCGTTGGCTGCACTCACGCTTGCCGCCGGAGTCGGCGAGGCGACCAGCGCGGGCTTGCAGGACTTTGCCGCCGTTGAGCGCGGACGTTACCTCGCCAACGCGGCGGATTGTGGAAGTTGCCACACCGTTCCCGGCAGTGATCATCCCTTCAGTGGCGGCAGGCCGATCGAGACGCCATTCGGCGTGCTGGTCTCGCCTAATATCACGCCGGATCGTGAGACCGGGATTGGCGCCTGGAGCGACGAGGAGTTCGAGGCCGCCGTACGCAATGGGCGCCGGCGTGATGGCAAACGCCTGTATCCGGCGATGCCGTTTCCTTACTTCGCGCGGATGACGCCGCAAGACGTGAAGGATGTCCGCGCCTACCTGTCCACGATCGAGCCGCTGCGCAATCCCGTGAGCGCGAACCACCTGCCGTTCCCGCTGAACGAGCGCATGGCGATGGCGGTCTGGGACAAGCTTTATTTCGCGCCCGGCACATTCAAGGAGGAGCCGTCCAAGTCGAAGCAATGGAATCGGGGCGCCTATCTGGTCCAGGGGGCCGGTCATTGCGGTGCCTGTCACACGCCCAAGACCTTCCTGGGCGGCGACGAGACGTCAGAGCCCTTGCAAGGCTATACGCTCCAGGGCTGGGTCGCGCCCGACATCACCAGCGGGCAGGGACCGCTCGCGCAGTGGTCCGCCGAAGATCTCGCACAATATCTCAAAGCTGGGCATAACCGCTTTGCTGCCGCGGCAGGCCTTATGAGCGAGGTGGTCGAGCTCTCGACATCGAAACTGAGCGACGACGATGTCAAGGCGATGGCTGTCTACCTGAAGGATGTATCAGGACCGAAGTCTGCGGCCGACAGCTCAGCCGACGCCAGGGTGCTGACAGCGGGCGGCGCGATCTACCAGGATCTCTGTTCGGCCTGCCACAAGCCGGACGGCACGGGCGTGCCTAACCTGATTCCGGACCTCACCCAGGCCGCAACCGTCAACACCGGCGATCCCACAACGGTATTGCGCGTGATCCTCCAGGGCGCGCAGAGCGTCGCAACCGACCGGGAGCCGACCGGCCCCGCGATGCCCGCCTTCGGCTGGCAGTTGAACGATGCGCAAGTCGCTGCGGTGGCTACCTACGTCCGTAACCATTGGGGCAAGGCGCCGCCGGTCAGCGAGGACGCGGTCAGGAAGCAGCGCGCGGCGCTCGATGCCAGAACCAACTGA
- a CDS encoding GMC family oxidoreductase, with amino-acid sequence MVRKLPRKDVVIIGLGWTGSIMAYELADAGLDVIAIERGPWRNTATDYPPGYAADELRYRIRHELFLSPSQTTFTFRNKMSQTALPIRSWGAFMPPNGVGGGGVHWNAETWRFLPSDFVLKTHLTERYGASFLPEDMTIQDWGVTYDELEPHYDRFEYLCGTSGQAGNIKGTIMEGGNPFEGPRSRPYPNPPQDQPFSHTLFGKAARDLGYKPFPQPSGNMSRPYQNPLGVRLGPCTYCGFCEWFGCGNYSKASPQTTILPVLVRKPNFSARDNSEVVRIDLDSSGKRAAGVTFVDAAGEEWEQPADLVVLSAYTIFNVQLLLLSGIGKAYDPAANTGVIGRNFTHQTTSDVVSFFDPAKFVFNPFIASGAIGMCIDEFNGDNFDHGPHGFVGGGYVGQVQTNGRPIETTPVPEGTPLWGAQWKKAVKENYQSALKPGTGVHGSMYSYRDVYVDLDPTYKDRFNRPLARITMDFHDNEIKQNKFLTDKFAEIFQAMGAKHVQKEYRKAPYDITKYQTTHLCGGAIMGSDPNTSALNRYLQSWDVPNLFVMGASAFPQNAGYNPTGTVAALAYWAADAIRSKYLKNPGQLINA; translated from the coding sequence ATGGTCCGCAAGCTTCCGCGAAAAGACGTTGTCATCATCGGGCTCGGCTGGACCGGTTCGATCATGGCCTACGAGCTCGCTGACGCCGGCCTCGATGTGATCGCGATCGAGCGCGGTCCTTGGCGCAACACGGCCACGGATTACCCGCCCGGCTACGCGGCGGACGAGCTGCGCTATCGCATTCGCCACGAGCTGTTCCTGAGCCCGAGCCAGACCACGTTCACCTTCCGCAACAAGATGAGCCAGACGGCTCTTCCGATCAGGAGCTGGGGCGCGTTCATGCCACCGAACGGCGTCGGCGGGGGCGGGGTGCACTGGAATGCGGAGACCTGGCGCTTCCTCCCGTCGGATTTCGTATTGAAGACGCACCTGACCGAACGCTACGGCGCAAGCTTCCTGCCTGAGGATATGACCATCCAGGATTGGGGCGTGACTTACGACGAGCTCGAACCGCACTATGACCGGTTCGAATATCTCTGCGGAACCTCCGGTCAGGCCGGCAACATCAAGGGCACGATCATGGAGGGCGGCAACCCCTTTGAAGGACCGCGATCGCGTCCCTATCCCAATCCGCCGCAGGATCAGCCGTTCAGCCACACGCTGTTCGGCAAAGCTGCACGCGACCTCGGCTACAAGCCGTTTCCCCAGCCCTCCGGGAATATGTCGCGCCCGTACCAAAATCCTTTGGGTGTTCGCCTCGGCCCGTGCACCTATTGCGGCTTCTGCGAGTGGTTTGGCTGCGGCAACTATTCAAAGGCCTCGCCGCAGACCACGATCTTGCCGGTGTTGGTCCGCAAGCCAAACTTTTCGGCGCGCGACAACAGCGAGGTCGTGCGCATCGACCTCGACAGTTCCGGCAAACGCGCCGCCGGCGTCACTTTCGTGGATGCCGCAGGCGAAGAATGGGAGCAGCCGGCCGACCTCGTCGTATTGTCCGCCTATACGATCTTTAATGTCCAGCTCCTGCTGCTGTCCGGTATCGGCAAGGCTTATGACCCGGCGGCCAATACCGGCGTGATCGGCCGTAACTTTACCCACCAAACCACCTCTGATGTCGTCAGCTTCTTTGATCCCGCAAAATTCGTCTTCAACCCCTTCATCGCCTCCGGCGCGATCGGGATGTGCATCGACGAATTCAACGGCGACAATTTCGATCACGGCCCGCATGGCTTCGTCGGCGGCGGCTATGTGGGGCAGGTCCAGACCAATGGCCGCCCGATCGAAACCACTCCGGTGCCGGAGGGAACGCCGTTGTGGGGCGCGCAGTGGAAGAAGGCGGTCAAGGAGAACTATCAGAGCGCGCTGAAGCCAGGCACGGGCGTCCACGGCAGCATGTACAGCTACCGCGACGTCTATGTCGATCTCGATCCGACCTACAAAGACCGCTTCAACCGCCCACTGGCACGGATCACGATGGATTTCCATGACAACGAGATCAAGCAGAACAAATTCCTGACCGACAAGTTCGCCGAGATCTTCCAGGCGATGGGCGCAAAGCACGTTCAGAAGGAATATCGCAAGGCGCCGTACGACATCACCAAATATCAGACCACGCATCTTTGCGGCGGTGCGATCATGGGCAGCGATCCCAACACGAGCGCGCTCAATCGCTACCTGCAGAGCTGGGACGTGCCAAATCTGTTCGTCATGGGCGCCAGCGCGTTTCCCCAGAATGCCGGCTACAACCCGACCGGAACGGTCGCGGCGCTCGCCTATTGGGCTGCGGACGCAATCCGTTCGAAATACCTCAAGAACCCCGGGCAGTTGATCAATGCGTAG